The Thermus antranikianii DSM 12462 DNA segment GTTGTAGGCATAAGCCCAGAAGAAGTTGAGGTAAATGGTCCTTAGGGTGCGCCGGGATAGGAGGATGGCGTGCACCAACCCTTCCAGGCTTGGCGAAAGCAGGATCACATCCCCGGCCTCCACCGCGATGTCCGTGCCCGTGGCCAGGGCGATGCCCGCATCGGCCTGGGCCAAGGCGGCGGCGTCGTTGATGCCGTCCCCCACGAAGATCACCTTCCGCCCCTGGGTCTGGAGGTGCCGTATGGCCTCCACCTTACCCTCAGGGCGCACCCCGGCCAGCACCTCCTCTATGCCCAAGGCCTCGGCCACCCGCCTGGCCGGGACGGGATGGTCCCCGGTGAGGAGGACGGGCTTGAGGCCCAGGGCCTTTAAAGCGGCCACCACCCTTCGCGCCTCGGGCTTGGGGGGGTCAAAGACCCCGAAGGCGGCCAAAAGCCTCTCCCCATCCGCCAGGTAAAGGGGAGTGTAGCCCTTTTGGGAAAGCTCCTGGGCCTCCTGGGGAAGGGCCACCTTGAGCCGCTCCATGAGGGCTGGACCCCCCAGGTAAAGCCTTCTTCCCTCCACCACTCCCTCGATGCCCTCCCCGGGCAGGGCCCGCACCCCTTCGGCCTCGGGCAGGTTGAGATCCTTGGCTGCCTCCAGAACCGCCTTGGCGATGGGGTGTTCGCTTCCCCGCTCCAAGGCGGCGGCGAGGCGCAAGGCCTCCTCAGGGCTTAGGGCGAACCCCAGGCGTTCCGTGAGGGTGGGCTTCCCTTGGGTCAGGGTCCCGGTTTTGTCCAGCACCACGGTATCCGCCCGGGCAAGGCCTTCGATGGCCTGGCCCTTGCGGAAAAGGAGGCCCATTCCCGCCGCCCTGCCCGTGGCCACGGCGATGGCCGCTGGGGTGGCGAGGCCCATGGCGCAGGGGCAGGCGATAAGGAGCACGGAAAGAAGGGCCACGAAGGCGTAGGAGAGGCCGGGCCCCAAAAGAAGCCAGAGGGCGAAGGTGATAAGGCCGATGAGGAGCACGATGGGCACGAAGACGCTGGCGATGCGGTCCGCCACCTCCTGGACCCGGGGCTTGTAGGCCTGGGCTTCCTCCACCAGGCGGGCCATCTGGGCCAGGACCGTGGCCTCCCCCACCCGGCTTACCCGGATGAGGAGGGGACCTTCCCCGTTCACCGTTCCCCCCACCACCTCATCCCCGGGCTTCTTGGCCTTGGGGATGGGCTCCCCGGTGAGCATGGCCTCGTCCACATGGCTGAACCCCTCCACCACCACCCCATCTGCGGGGATGCGCTCCCCGGGAAGCACCCGCACCAGATCCCCGGGGATGAGGGCCTCGGCGGGGATTTCCCTTTCCTCCCCTTCCTGAACCACCCGGGCGGTTTTGGGCCTCAAGGCCAGGAGCTTGCGGATGGCCTCCGAGGCCTTCCCCTTGGCCTTTTCCTCCAGGTGCTTGCCCAAAAGGATCAGGGCCAGGATCACCGCCCCCGCCTCGAGGTAGAGATGGCGGGCCTCCTCCGGGAAAAGGGTGGGAAAGAGCAGGACCAGAAAGGAGTAGAGGTAGGCGCTTCCTGCCCCCAGGGCCACCAGGGTGCTCATGCCCAGGGAACGGTGCCGGATCTCCGCCAGGGCCTGGCGGAAGAAGCGCCGGCCGGCGTAGAGGACGGGGAGGGCGGTGAGGGCTTGGAAAAGAGGAGGGAGGTGGGGAAGGGGAAGGAGCAGGGGCCCCATGGCTAGGAGAAGGGTGAGGAAGGCAAAGGGCAAGGCGATGAGGAGATCCAAGGGGTAAGCGGGGGCCGGTTTTTCCTCCTGGGTTACCTCTAGGGGCTCGTACCCTGCATCCCGGATGGCCTGGCGCAGGCGGGGAAGGGTCACGGTGTCCGGGAGGTACTCCACAAAGGCCTTCTCCGTGGCCAGGTTCACGTGGGCGGAAAGCACCCCGGGTAGCTTCTTCAAGGCCCTTTCCACCCGGGCCACGCAGGCGGCGCAGGTCATGCCCCGGATGGGGATCTCCACCCGGGCCACCACTGGCTCGTAGCCGGCCTCCTCCACCTGCTTCAGGACCTCCTTGAGGTCTATCCCTTCCTGAAGGCGCAAAAAGGCTTCCTCGGTGGTGAGGTTGACCCGGGCCTCCTCCACCCCGGGGGCGCGCTTGAGCGCCCTTTCCACCCGCGCCACGCACGAGGCACAGGTCATGCCCTTTACCCCTACCTTCACTTCCAGTGCCATAGCCTCATACCCCCTGGCGGAAACCCTTTGCTTTCCACGGGCTGGTGTGTCCTTGGGCCTCTATCCCACCCTGGACCGGGTGGGATCAACGGTACTTGAGGGCCTCCATCAGTTCCTCCACGATTTCCTCCACGTCCCCCCGCTCGTGGGCGGTGGCCACGTGGTCCCTGAGGTGGGCCCTTAGGACCATCTCCCCCACCCGGTCCAGGGCACCCTCCACCGCCTTGAGTTGCTTCAGCACGTCCACGCAGTAGACGTGGGGATCCTCCAGCATGCGCAGGATGCCCTCGAGGTGGCCCTTGGCGGAGAGGAGGCGCCTTTTGGCCTCTTCCCGCACCTTGGGGTCCAGGTGGAGGGGGTGGCGGGGCACAGGGCCTCCTTAGCCCGCCAGGACAGCCCGGTACCCTTCCTCTTCCACCGCCCGGATCAGGGCCTCGGGGTCCGCCTTGCCCTCCACCAGGGCCTCGGCCCGTTCCAGGCTCACCTCGGCCTTCTCCACCCCAGGCACCTTCATGAGGGCCTTCTTGACCGCCATCACGCAGTGGTTGCAGGTCATGCCTTCTACCTTGAGCTTCAGCATCCTCGCACCTCCCCCCACCCCAGGTGGGGTGGGTACTCTCACCCTAGCGCTTCTTCCACCTACCGTCAAGGACAAAGGCCCCAAGGAAGACTTGGGGCCTTGCGGACGGGATGAGCGTTTAGAGGTCCAGGAGGATGGTATCCCCCTCCAGCTTGGCGGGGAAGACCTTGACGGGCCTGGGGGCGGGAAGGGTCTGCCGGCCTGTTTTCAGATCGAAGCGGGCCCCGTGCCGGGGGCAGACGATCTGGCCGTCTTCCACATCCCCCTCGTGGAGGGGGCCGTCGTCGTGGGTGCAGATGTCCTCCAGGGCGAAGACCTCCTCCCCGGTGTAGAGGAGGAGGATGGGCTTCCGGTGCTCGGGCCTTTTGACCACCAGCCTGCCGTTTTCCAGATCGCCCAGCTTGGCCACCGGGGTCCACATGGCCTTCAGATTCTAACCTTTTCCTCGATCACCGCCTCGAGGTGAGCCCTTAAGGCCTTGAGGGGAATGCGGTTAAGAACGTCCGCCAGGTGGGCCTTGACCAAGAGCTCCTGGGCAAGGCTACGGGGCAGGCCCCGGGACTGCAGGTAGAAGAGTTGCATCTCGTCCACAGGGGCGGTGGTGCTGCCGTGGGTGCAACGCACGTCGTTGGCCCCGATCTCCAGCTGGGGGATGGAGTCCACCCGGGCGGTGGGGGAGAGGATGAGGTTGCGGTTGGCCTGGTAGGCGTCGGTCTTCTGGGCTCCCCGCTCCAGCTTGATGAGGCCGGAAAAGACCGCCCGGGCCTCGTCCTTCACCGCCCCCTTGTAGAGGAGGTCGCTTCGGGTGTGGTGCTCCACGTGGTGCTGCAGGGTGTAGTGGTCGAAGTGTTGGAGGCCGTGGCCGAAGTAAAGCCCCAGCATCTCGCTTTCCGCTCCTGGGCCCAATAGCTCCGAGGCCACCTCGCTCCTGGCGTAGCGCCCGCCCAGGTTCACCACCAGGTCGTTTAAGGCGGCATCCCGCTCCAGCAGGGCCCTTTGCCGGTGGAAGTGCCAGACCCCGTCGCCCAGGGTTTGCACGTGGGCGTGGCGCAGCCGGGCTCCAGGCCTCAAGACCATCTCCGTGGCGGAGAGGTGCAGGGTGGGGGGGAGGTCCAAGGAGAGGTACTCCTCGATGTAGGCGGCCTTGGCGTTGTCCTCCAGGAAGATGAGGCTCCGGCCCGCCGAGGCCTTGCCCCCTTCCAGCACCTTGAAGACCCCGAGGGGCTTTTCCACCTCGAGCCCCGCGGGCACGTAGAGGAAGGCCCCGTGGGTGAAGAAGGCGGAGTTTTCCGCGGCGAACTTGTCCTCCACGTAGACCCCCCGGAAGAGGGTAGCCTCCACCTTACCGGGGTGGGTCTTCAAGGCCTCGGCCAGGCTAGTGAAGACCAGGCCCTTGGCGGAAAGCTCCTCCGGCACCTCGGCGTAAACCAAATCCGGGCCCACGAAGACCAGAAAGCCCGAAACATCGGTCTTCTCCAGGCGGCGCTTCACCAGTTCGGGAAGCCCGTCCCGGGAAAGCCTGCGCCCCTTGGGGGTTTCCACCTCTTGTTCCAAGGGGGCTTCGGAGAGATCCGTGTAGCGCCAGGCCTCGTCCTTCTTGCTGGGGTAGGGGAGGCGGGCGAAGGCCTCGAGGGCCTTTAGCCTTTTCTCCAGCACCCAGCCCGGCTCCTTTAGGGCCCGGGAGATGGCTTCCACCTGCGTTTTGTCCAGTACCTGCATGAATCCTCCTAGCGCAAAGGTTAAGACCCTTGACGGAAGCCCTTAGCCTACGGAGCCCTCCATCTCCAGCTCGATGAGCCGGTTCAGCTCCACCGCGTATTCCAGCGGCAGCTCCTTGGCGATGGGCTCGATGAAGCCCCGCACGATGAGGGCTGCGGCCTCATCCTCCTTGAGGCCCCGGGTCTGCAGGTAGAAGATCTGCTCGTCGTTGATCTTGGACACCGTGGCCTCGTGGCCCACGTGGGCGGTGTCCTCCTCGATCTCGATGTAGGGGTAGGTGTCGGTGCGGCTCTCCGGGTCGATGAGAAGGGCGTCGCACTCCACATTGGCCTTGGCACCCCTAGCCCCTTCCAGCACCTTCACCAGGCCCCGGTAGCTGGCCCGGCCCTCCCCCTTGGAGATGCTCTTGGAGACGATGGTGCCCGAGGTGTGGGGGGCTGCCAGGATGATCTTGGCCCCGGTGTCCTGGTGCTGGCCGGTCTTGGCAAAGGCGATGGAGAGGATTTCCGTGCGGGCCCCGGGCTCCAGGAGGTAGCTGGAGGGGTACTTCATGGTGACCTTGGAGCCCAGGTTGCCGTCCAGCCACTCGTGGAAGGCATCCCCGTAGACCAGGGCCCGTTGGGTCACCAGGTTGTACATGTTGGTGGACCAGTTCTGGATGGTGGTGTAGCGGCTCCTGGCCCCCCGCTTCACCACGATCTCGATGACCCCGGTGTGGAGGCTTTCCGTGGAGTACATGGGGGCGGTGCAGCCCTCGATGTAATGCACCTCGGCCCCCTCGTCCACGATGATCAGGGTCCGCTCAAACTGGCCGAACTCGGGGGTGTTGACCCGGAAGTAGGCCTGCAGGGGAAGCTCCACCTTTACCCCGGGGGGAATGTAGACGAAGGAGCCCCCGGACCAGGCGGCGGAGTTCAGGGCGGCGAACTTGTTGTCCTCCGGGGGGACCACCTTGGCGAAGTACTCCTTGAAGAGGTCCTCGTACTTCTTCATCCCCTCCTCGATGGCCACGAAGATGACCCCCTGCCGCTCCAGCTCCTCCCTGACCCGGTGGTAGACCATCTCCGAGTCGTACTGGGCTCCCACCCCGGCGAGCACCTTGCGCTCGGCCTCGGGGATGCCCAGGCGCTCGTAGGTCCGGCGGATCTCCTCCGGGATCTCCTCCCAGCTCTTGGCGTCCCTCACCTCTGCGGGCTTCACGTAGTAGACCAGGTTGTCCAGGTCCAGGCCCGAGAGGTCCGGGCCCCAGGTGGGCATGGGCTTTTTCTGGAAGATTTCCAAAGCCCGCAGGCGGAACTTCAGCATCCACTCGGGCTCCCCCTTGTGGTAGCTGATGGCCTCGATCACCCTCCGGGTGAGGCCCCGCTCGGCCACGAAGACCGGCTTGACCTCGTCCACGAAGTGGTATTTGTACTCTTCGCCCAGCGCCCTAAGATCTACCTCGCTCATGCTCCCTCCTTCACCCTTTCCCGGAGCCACTCGTAGCCCTTAGCCTCCAGCTCCAGGGCCAGCTCGGGGCCGCCCTCCGCCACGATGCGCCCGTCCATCATCACGTGCACCCGGTCAGGGACGATGTAGTTCAGTAGGCGCTGGTAGTGGGTGATGACCAGGGCGCCGAAGCTGGGCCCCCGCATGGCGTTCACTCCCCGGGCCACCACCTTTAGGGCGTCGATGTCCAGCCCGGAGTCGGTCTCGTCCAAGACGGCGTAGGTGGGTTCCAGGACCAAAAGCTGCAGGATCTCGTTCCGCTTCTTCTCCCCGCCGGAAAAGCCCTCGTTGAGGTAGCGGGAGAGGTAGCCCTCGTCCCAGTCCAGAAGCTCCAGGGCCCGCTTCACCTTGGCCCAGAACTCCGCCACCCCCACCTCCCGGCCCAGTTTGGCCTGCAGGGCCAGGCGCAGGAAGTTGGCGATGGTGACCCCCGGCACCTCCACGGGGTACTGGAAAGCCAGGAAGAGGCCCTTCCTCGCCCGCTCGTCCGGGGATAGATCCAGGATGCTTTCCCCGTCCAAAAGGATATCCCCCCGTTCCACCGTGTACTCGGGGTCCCCGGCCAGGATCTTGCCCAGGGTGCTCTTCCCGGCCCCGTTGGGGCCCATGAGGGCGTGCACCTGGCCCTTGGGAACCACCAGGTTCACGCCCTTTAGGATGGTCTCGCCGTCAATGGAAGCCCAGAGGTCGCGGATTTCCAGCTGGTTCATCGTTCTGCCTCCTGATGCCGGGTCGGGTTCTTACTGCGACCCATTCGCAGTAAGAGTATAACCCCTCCACCCCCTAAAGTATAGTGATTTAGTCGGGATTTGCCAGGTAGAAGCCCAGGGCCTCAGGAAGGGCCAGAGGGGTGGGAGGAAGGCGCCTTTGGAGCTCGGGGCAGAAGCGGCCCAAAGCCCGGCCCAGCTGGAAGCGGAAGGGTTCGGGGAGAAGGCTTTTCCTCACCTCTGAAAGCTTTTGCCAGGCGGCCTCCTTCTCTCCCAGGCCTAGAAGAGCCAGCACCTCCACCGCCCGGGCTTGGACTAAAAGGCCAGGGTCTTCCAGGGGAGGCAGGGCCACCACCTGGGCCAGGGCCTCCCCCAGGTTGCCCTCGCGGACCAGGGCCTCGGCGTAACTCAGGCGGGCCTGGGCCCTGAGGTAGGGGTTTTCCACATCCAAAAGGGGTTTTAGAAGGACCTTCCCCTCGGCGGGGGGAAGAAGGAGGGCCAGGAGGCTTGCGGTGTCCAGCCGCAAGGCGGTGTAGCGATCCGTGGCTTCCCAGGGGATTTGCTCCAGAAGGTCCTCGAGGAGGCGCTGAGCCGTGGGGGCGTGGAGCCCTCCCAGGAAGGGGGCCCGGTAGGGCTGCCCTGCCTCCAAAAGCAGGTAGGTGGCTCCCAGGCGGAAGAGGGTGCGCAGATGGCGGTAGCGGGCTTCCTTGGGCCTCTCCTCCGTGGTGCGGAAGTAGGCCTCGGCGGGGACCAAAAGGCTTAGGGCGGCAAAGGGGCGGCCGCGGGCCGCCTCGAGGATCCCGGCCTCGCTTTTCACCCGGGCCCGGGTAAAGGGGTCCTCTGCTTCGGCCAGGGCCTTCTCCATGGCTTTTCCTGCTTCCTCGTACAGGCCTAGGCGCCGGAGGAGGGTGGCGTAGCGGGCCCGCACCCGGGCCACCTCGTCCTTGGGGGCTCCTGCTTCCTCCAGGGCCTTTAGGCCCTCCTCCATGCGGAGCTTGGCCTCCAGGCTTCCTAAGCGCATGAGGAGGTCCCCCATCTGGTAGCGGGCCCTCCCCAGGAGGAGGGGGTCATGGCCCACCCGGGAGAGGGCCTCCAGGGCCTCCTGGTAGCGGCCTAGGTCCTTGGCCACCAGGCCCCGCCACAGGTATACCCGGTCTTGCAGGAAGGGGGCCACGGGAAGCCCTTGCGCCTCCTCCACAAAGTGGGCTGCCTTCTCGTAATCCCCTTTCCAGCGCTCCACCGCCGCCATGACCAAAAGCCCCTCCGCCTGGGCGGTATCGTCCAGGAGCTTGAGGTCCTCCTTGGGGGGCAGAAGCTCCTCCGCCTCCTTGTAAAGGGCGGCGTCCGCCTTGGCCTCCGCCGCCTTGATGCGGGCCCAGGTGCGCAAGGAGGGGTTTTGGGCTTCCGAGAGCACCCTGAGGGCTTCCTCCGCCTCGGGGTGGGCGTACTGGCCCAAGACGGCCCGGTAGCGCACCACCACCGCGGCCAGGGCCTCGAGGTCCTCCCGGGGCCAGGCCTGGGCTTCCTGCCAAAGCCCGGGAAGGAGGGCCAGCCGGGCGGGATCCTCCTGGAGAAGATCCAGCAGTATCTGGGTTTCCCCCGCCTTGTAGGCGTGGTGGAGCTTGCGGAAGAGGTTTTCCTTGGGGAAGAAGGAGAGGGCCAGGCGGTGGAGTTCCCTGGGGGCTTCCTGGGGAAGGAGGCTTCTTAGGGCGGGGCGCACCAAGCCTTCCCCCACCCAGTCCAAAAGAGCCCTCTCCGCCTGGGAAAGGCGTTCCAGAGGCTTGCCCAGGGCTTTTTCTAAAAGCTCTGCGGGAAACGCGGGATCGGCCTCGGGGCTGAAGGCGGAAAGGGCCAGGAGCAGGGGCTTTAGGGCCGGGTCGTCCTGGAGGGGGGTCTTGGGGTCGTGCTTGGCGGCCTCGAGAAGGACCAGGCGGGAAAGCTCGCCGAAGTTGCGCCCCGCCTGGTTCACCAGGGCCTCCAGCCTCTCCGGGGGCAGATGGGGAAGCCGTTCCCGCACGAAGCGCCTGGCCTCCTCCCGGCTCGGAGGGGAAAGGGGCTGATGGGGCAGGGTAG contains these protein-coding regions:
- the sufC gene encoding Fe-S cluster assembly ATPase SufC, with protein sequence MNQLEIRDLWASIDGETILKGVNLVVPKGQVHALMGPNGAGKSTLGKILAGDPEYTVERGDILLDGESILDLSPDERARKGLFLAFQYPVEVPGVTIANFLRLALQAKLGREVGVAEFWAKVKRALELLDWDEGYLSRYLNEGFSGGEKKRNEILQLLVLEPTYAVLDETDSGLDIDALKVVARGVNAMRGPSFGALVITHYQRLLNYIVPDRVHVMMDGRIVAEGGPELALELEAKGYEWLRERVKEGA
- the sufB gene encoding Fe-S cluster assembly protein SufB, whose protein sequence is MSEVDLRALGEEYKYHFVDEVKPVFVAERGLTRRVIEAISYHKGEPEWMLKFRLRALEIFQKKPMPTWGPDLSGLDLDNLVYYVKPAEVRDAKSWEEIPEEIRRTYERLGIPEAERKVLAGVGAQYDSEMVYHRVREELERQGVIFVAIEEGMKKYEDLFKEYFAKVVPPEDNKFAALNSAAWSGGSFVYIPPGVKVELPLQAYFRVNTPEFGQFERTLIIVDEGAEVHYIEGCTAPMYSTESLHTGVIEIVVKRGARSRYTTIQNWSTNMYNLVTQRALVYGDAFHEWLDGNLGSKVTMKYPSSYLLEPGARTEILSIAFAKTGQHQDTGAKIILAAPHTSGTIVSKSISKGEGRASYRGLVKVLEGARGAKANVECDALLIDPESRTDTYPYIEIEEDTAHVGHEATVSKINDEQIFYLQTRGLKEDEAAALIVRGFIEPIAKELPLEYAVELNRLIELEMEGSVG
- a CDS encoding Rieske (2Fe-2S) protein, whose amino-acid sequence is MWTPVAKLGDLENGRLVVKRPEHRKPILLLYTGEEVFALEDICTHDDGPLHEGDVEDGQIVCPRHGARFDLKTGRQTLPAPRPVKVFPAKLEGDTILLDL
- the sufD gene encoding Fe-S cluster assembly protein SufD; this encodes MQVLDKTQVEAISRALKEPGWVLEKRLKALEAFARLPYPSKKDEAWRYTDLSEAPLEQEVETPKGRRLSRDGLPELVKRRLEKTDVSGFLVFVGPDLVYAEVPEELSAKGLVFTSLAEALKTHPGKVEATLFRGVYVEDKFAAENSAFFTHGAFLYVPAGLEVEKPLGVFKVLEGGKASAGRSLIFLEDNAKAAYIEEYLSLDLPPTLHLSATEMVLRPGARLRHAHVQTLGDGVWHFHRQRALLERDAALNDLVVNLGGRYARSEVASELLGPGAESEMLGLYFGHGLQHFDHYTLQHHVEHHTRSDLLYKGAVKDEARAVFSGLIKLERGAQKTDAYQANRNLILSPTARVDSIPQLEIGANDVRCTHGSTTAPVDEMQLFYLQSRGLPRSLAQELLVKAHLADVLNRIPLKALRAHLEAVIEEKVRI
- a CDS encoding metal-sensitive transcriptional regulator — protein: MPRHPLHLDPKVREEAKRRLLSAKGHLEGILRMLEDPHVYCVDVLKQLKAVEGALDRVGEMVLRAHLRDHVATAHERGDVEEIVEELMEALKYR
- a CDS encoding CopZ family metallochaperone; protein product: MLKLKVEGMTCNHCVMAVKKALMKVPGVEKAEVSLERAEALVEGKADPEALIRAVEEEGYRAVLAG
- a CDS encoding heavy metal translocating P-type ATPase; the encoded protein is MALEVKVGVKGMTCASCVARVERALKRAPGVEEARVNLTTEEAFLRLQEGIDLKEVLKQVEEAGYEPVVARVEIPIRGMTCAACVARVERALKKLPGVLSAHVNLATEKAFVEYLPDTVTLPRLRQAIRDAGYEPLEVTQEEKPAPAYPLDLLIALPFAFLTLLLAMGPLLLPLPHLPPLFQALTALPVLYAGRRFFRQALAEIRHRSLGMSTLVALGAGSAYLYSFLVLLFPTLFPEEARHLYLEAGAVILALILLGKHLEEKAKGKASEAIRKLLALRPKTARVVQEGEEREIPAEALIPGDLVRVLPGERIPADGVVVEGFSHVDEAMLTGEPIPKAKKPGDEVVGGTVNGEGPLLIRVSRVGEATVLAQMARLVEEAQAYKPRVQEVADRIASVFVPIVLLIGLITFALWLLLGPGLSYAFVALLSVLLIACPCAMGLATPAAIAVATGRAAGMGLLFRKGQAIEGLARADTVVLDKTGTLTQGKPTLTERLGFALSPEEALRLAAALERGSEHPIAKAVLEAAKDLNLPEAEGVRALPGEGIEGVVEGRRLYLGGPALMERLKVALPQEAQELSQKGYTPLYLADGERLLAAFGVFDPPKPEARRVVAALKALGLKPVLLTGDHPVPARRVAEALGIEEVLAGVRPEGKVEAIRHLQTQGRKVIFVGDGINDAAALAQADAGIALATGTDIAVEAGDVILLSPSLEGLVHAILLSRRTLRTIYLNFFWAYAYNILLIPVAAGALYPFTGLLLNPMLAAGAMSLSSLFVLTNSLRLRGFQPKSLTGA